A region of the Bacillus sp. NP247 genome:
GCGGATGGGTTTAAATTAGTAGGAGCTTCAGAAGGAGAAGGAAAAGGAAAAGGTAACGTTGCAATGGTGGGAGGATCAGGTTCAGGTTCAGAAATAGATATGAATTCTTCTCTTATGATAGAAGGAGTTCGCAAGACTTTATTACAAGAAAGTTTTAAAAATGGAAAAAGTAAAATCGTTGATGGAAAACCAATTACAGAACAGATGAAAGATCAGAATGTAGCTTTAATGGAAAAACGATTAGCGGAACAAAACAATTTGAAAGTAGGAGATAAAGTTAAAGTTCAATCAGGGGATAAGAAGGAAACTCTTGAAGTTGAAATTATCGGTATTTACGAAACGAATGAGCAACCAATGGGTCAAAATCCCCCTCCTATGATGAATCCAGCTAATAAACTATATATGCCTTACTCTACTTTGAAAAAATTAGAAACAGATGAAGGTATGAGTAGTAGTATTCAAGTTGTGTACTTATTGAAGGATCCACAAGACATTGATGCATTTAAAAAAGAAGCAAAAAAATCTGATATTGATTTTAATTATTTTAAGTTAGATGCACAAGATTCATTGTACAAACAAATGATTGGTCCTATCGAAAATATCGCTTCTACGTCTCAAATGATTATCTATATGGTATCTATTGCAGGTGCGATTATCTTAGGATTAATCATTATGTTATCGATTAAAGCACGTCGTAAGGAAATGGGGATTTTATTGTCCATTGGAGAGAAAAAATGGAAACTGATGGCGCAGTTCGTAGTAGAAGTAGTATGTATTGCTATTTTAGCGTTAGGATTATCATTAACAACAGGGGCTAAAGTTTCTCAATTCGTAGGGGATAACTTACTTTCGGGTGAAATTGCTACAGCAAGCGAAGAAAAAGACAATTCACAAAATGGTAGTGTAATGATGGTTGGAGCTGGTGGTACTCCACAAAACCAAAACGAAGAGCCAATTGATAAGATTGATGTAAGTGTAACGGGAGAGGATGTAGGAAAAATGGGGGGAATTGGACTAGCTATTGCTATATTAGCAACGCTTCTTCCAGCATTATCTATTCTACGCTTAAATCCAAAACAAATTCTATTAAAAGATGAATAAGGAGGCTCGATATGGAGACGATTTTACAATTTAAAAACTTAGATTATTATTATGAAAGTAACGGGAAAAAAGTAACGATACTAGATAATGTTAATTTTTCTTTTCAAAAAGGGCATTTTTACACGATTTTAGGGCCCTCTGGATCTGGCAAAACCACAACTCTTAGCTTAGGTTGTGGGCTGGACATACCTAAAAACGGTTATGTACTATATAATGGCAAGGATATTCGAAAAATTGGTTTGGATCGATACCGTAATCAAAATGTATCCGTGATTTTCCAATCGTATAATTTGATTACCTATATGACTGCTCTTCAGAATGTACTAACGGCAATGGAAATTACAGGTGTGAAGGTACAAAATAAAAAAGCAAGAGCATTAGAATTATTAGAGAAGGTAGGACTCACAGAAGTAGAAGCGAAACGAAATGTCTTGCAACTAAGTGGTGGACAACAACAACGTGTAGCAATTGCTCGAGCACTATCTTGCAATGTCGATTTATTGATTGCTGATGAACCAACAGGAAACCTTGATGGAGAAACAGCAAATGAAATTATTGAGTTGTTTCAGGAGCTCGCTCATCAAGAGGATAAATGTGTAATTGTAGTTACGCATTCACAAGAAGTTGCAAAAAAATCGGATCGAGCAGTTTATTTAAGGAAAAAGAAGTTAGTGATAAACGAAATTAATAATACCTAATATAAAAACCATGGTTATTTAATTCACATAATTTTCAAAAATGAACCCCTTCAAATCTTTATATTTGCTATATAATAAAGCCAAGCCATAATCAAAATGGTCTCCCTGCAATGAATGTTGAGATAGTTTGTTGTTTCCTTTTTAATAATATTTAAAAAAGAACTTGTAGGATTTTCTACAGGTTCTTTTTGTTATGATCGGTTAACTATATCATTGAGGAATTACATATAAAAAACGGGCCATTACCTAGATGTATGATCTAAATACTGTCCCGTTTTAACCGTTTATTTATATAGCTATTGAAGAATTAAACCTACAATCATAATTAAACTAAATAATATCATCCAAGCAAAAGCACAATAGCCGAAAATTCTAATCCATTTTGGTAATTGATCCATGTTAACTTTATTTGTGGGAACTCCTTGCATAGAAAACATCATTTTTTGATCTCTATCCCTATTATTTTGTTGTTCATACATAATATCATCACCTTTCTAAAACTATTGTATTTATAGTATATCAGTCTGAAGATAATCATGTACAGAATATTCGACAAAATAAAAAGCGATTCGACAATTGTAGTGGATATAAGAAATTCAGGTAATGTACCTCTCAAAAAAGTTGGTAAGAACTTCTTTCTACTTATATCAATGGAAATTATGAAGGTGGATGGAGGACTTTATTTTTAATGTGTAATCGGTTTTTCAGTACAGCATACTATATTTCAAAAAACTAAAATTCAATTACTCAAAAGCTATGTATTCTAAAGTAGATGCTCATTAAAAACATAGTAAACCTTTACCAAGAGATGATTTTAATTGGGTATTGAACAATTGTGGGTAAATACACCAAGGGAAGGGCTAACTTACATCTTATGTAATAGATATTATAAGTAAGGGCGTTTGATTTCCCGTAGCTCTAAGCACTAACCATTTGGAATAAAGATGTAATGTATCAGTTATACTATGTAATGTTTCTTCATTACAAAATATGGTGGTAAGTATGACAAAGCAAACAATTACTTTATTTCAAGTTTCTATGATACTCATTGGTAGTATTGGGATAATTAATCATGTCATTATGATTCCTATGTTATTAGATACCTCGGGTAGAGATTCGTGGATCTCTATCCTATTAGTAAGCGTTATATACTTGATTTGGATTTCATTAATATTCATCATATATATAAACATAAAAAATGAACATTTATTTTTGTGGTTAAAAAATAATTTTGGGAAATTCAGTGTATATCCAATCATATTCATAGTTGTACTTTATTTAATAACAATTGGTGTCGTTGCACTAAAAGAAACATTAACCTTTTTCTCTTTTTATTTACCAGAAACACCTCACTTTGTATTAGGAATACTTTTTTCAATGATTTGTCTCTATAATGCTACAAGAGGAATTCAATCTATTGCACTTACAACAGGTGTTTTGTTACCTATTGTATTTCTACTTGGCTTTTTTGTCATGTTTGCAAATGTTCCACATAAAGATTATTCTTTACTTCAGCCAATGATGGAAAATGGAATGAATCCAGTATTTAGAGGGATGGTTTATCCTGCAGCAGGATTTCTAGAGTTAATTTTTATTCTTTTTTTACAACATCACATTTGTTCAAAAATCAAATTATATCAACTGATTGCCTTGGGTATTGTTATTATTGGTATCACAATAGGCCCAGTTATGGCAGCAATTATAGAATTTGGTCCTTTCGTAGCAGCAAACCAACGATATCCAGCATTTGAAGAATGGAGACTTGTGTCAATAGGAAGGTACATTGAAAATTTAGACTTTCTCTCCGTGTATCAGTGGCTTGTAGGGATCTTTATTCGTCTATCACTTGTTGTTTTTCTTATTCCAGATTTGTTATCAATTACAAATCAAAAAACGAGAAATGGGGTTATGTTTGTAATCCTTTCATGTATTGTAGTAATAAGTATACTACCTATCAGTGACTCTAGTTTCTATTGGTTTGTATCTCAAATTGTTTTACCAGTTTCAGCATTAGGGCTATTTTTATTTTCTATCTTACTGATAGTGTTTGTATGGGTTGCTAAATATAAGAAAAGTTCTTGAAAAAATATGAGAATGTATTTTATATAAGGTTGCTGAGTTTGAAGGAGACAACGTAGATGAACAAACGAGTAGAATTAAACGAGAAGATAATATTAGAGTGGTTTGAGGGATGCAACGATGTAAAAGTAATAAAGCGTGAATTCGATGAGAAAGAAAAAACGAGGTCAGTATTGTTTATGTATTGTCAAAACTTAATTGACAATACAAAATTAAAACAAGCCACATCATCCCATGTTTGCAAAGAGCTTTCAAGTAATTCGATAGAAGAGTTTAACCTCTCAACATTAATTCCCCAGTTATCAGTACAGAAATTAGATATGGTAAATTCGAATGAAACTATCTCTCAGATTATATTTGAAGGAAACCTCCTTATTATTTTTGAAGAATCTAAACAAGGATATATAGTTGATATTGCCCAAATACCTACAAGATCAGTTGAACAAACAAATACAGAGATGACCATTCGGGGTGCACGTGATGGATTTGTTGAAGAGTTAAACACAAACATAGGATTAATTAGAAAAAGACTAAAAACGAGTT
Encoded here:
- a CDS encoding FtsX-like permease family protein — protein: MNFMKRAILSMKKRVGTSLILMAVFLIVTNLVLAGFTIQNASKKAADAARKKLGADVTLGLDFDKLGQQARETGEMPKPPKLNTKEADQLAKSKHVKDYNYITNNFGIADGFKLVGASEGEGKGKGNVAMVGGSGSGSEIDMNSSLMIEGVRKTLLQESFKNGKSKIVDGKPITEQMKDQNVALMEKRLAEQNNLKVGDKVKVQSGDKKETLEVEIIGIYETNEQPMGQNPPPMMNPANKLYMPYSTLKKLETDEGMSSSIQVVYLLKDPQDIDAFKKEAKKSDIDFNYFKLDAQDSLYKQMIGPIENIASTSQMIIYMVSIAGAIILGLIIMLSIKARRKEMGILLSIGEKKWKLMAQFVVEVVCIAILALGLSLTTGAKVSQFVGDNLLSGEIATASEEKDNSQNGSVMMVGAGGTPQNQNEEPIDKIDVSVTGEDVGKMGGIGLAIAILATLLPALSILRLNPKQILLKDE
- a CDS encoding ABC transporter ATP-binding protein, which gives rise to METILQFKNLDYYYESNGKKVTILDNVNFSFQKGHFYTILGPSGSGKTTTLSLGCGLDIPKNGYVLYNGKDIRKIGLDRYRNQNVSVIFQSYNLITYMTALQNVLTAMEITGVKVQNKKARALELLEKVGLTEVEAKRNVLQLSGGQQQRVAIARALSCNVDLLIADEPTGNLDGETANEIIELFQELAHQEDKCVIVVTHSQEVAKKSDRAVYLRKKKLVINEINNT
- a CDS encoding endospore germination permease; the encoded protein is MTKQTITLFQVSMILIGSIGIINHVIMIPMLLDTSGRDSWISILLVSVIYLIWISLIFIIYINIKNEHLFLWLKNNFGKFSVYPIIFIVVLYLITIGVVALKETLTFFSFYLPETPHFVLGILFSMICLYNATRGIQSIALTTGVLLPIVFLLGFFVMFANVPHKDYSLLQPMMENGMNPVFRGMVYPAAGFLELIFILFLQHHICSKIKLYQLIALGIVIIGITIGPVMAAIIEFGPFVAANQRYPAFEEWRLVSIGRYIENLDFLSVYQWLVGIFIRLSLVVFLIPDLLSITNQKTRNGVMFVILSCIVVISILPISDSSFYWFVSQIVLPVSALGLFLFSILLIVFVWVAKYKKSS